One stretch of Arachis hypogaea cultivar Tifrunner chromosome 20, arahy.Tifrunner.gnm2.J5K5, whole genome shotgun sequence DNA includes these proteins:
- the LOC112782778 gene encoding zinc finger protein CONSTANS-LIKE 4, producing MASKLCDSCKSASATVYCRPDAAFLCSPCDSKVHAANKLASRHPRVSLCEVCEQAPAHVTCKADAASLCLACDRDIHSANPLASRHERIPVTPFYHSLAATVKSPVNFLDDHRFFSDADADADVDVSTEEAEAASWLLPTPSNPSKADLNSSQYMFQEMEQVPYVDLDYGNVDPKSEPKSSATTDGVVPVQSKTANEHYFEPFAYGGYKYNSQSQSQSQMSHSVSSSSMDVGVVPDGNAMSEISNCKVASSVEGGNQAVTVTAQFSAADREARVLRYREKRKNRKFEKTIRYASRKAYAETRPRIKGRFAKRTEVDPLNGYGVVPSC from the exons ATGGCTTCCAAGTTATGTGATTCATGCAAGTCCGCCTCCGCCACCGTCTACTGCCGCCCTGACGCCGCCTTCCTCTGCTCCCCCTGCGACTCCAAGGTCCACGCCGCTAACAAGCTCGCCTCCCGCCACCCTCGAGTCTCACTCTGCGAGGTCTGCGAGCAGGCACCTGCTCACGTCACCTGCAAGGCCGACGCCGCCTCCCTCTGCCTCGCCTGCGACCGCGATATCCACTCCGCCAACCCTCTCGCTTCCCGCCACGAGCGAATCCCCGTCACTCCCTTCTATCACTCCCTCGCCGCTACCGTCAAGTCTCCGGTCAACTTCCTTGATGACCACAGGTTCTTCTCCGACGCCGATGCTGATGCGGATGTTGATGTCAGCACTGAGGAGGCCGAGGCTGCTTCCTGGCTCCTTCCCACACCTTCTAACCCTTCCAAGGCAGATCTGAACTCGTCTCAGTACATGTTCCAGGAGATGGAACAGGTTCCGTATGTAGATCTGGATTACGGCAACGTGGATCCCAAATCGGAGCCGAAGAGCTCCGCCACCACCGACGGAGTTGTTCCGGTGCAGAGCAAGACCGCTAACGAGCACTACTTTGAGCCTTTCGCCTACGGTGGCTACAAGTACAACTCGCAATCTCAGTCACAGTCACAGATGAGCCATAGC GTGTCGTCGTCGTCGATGGACGTTGGTGTTGTGCCGGACGGGAACGCGATGTCTGAGATATCGAACTGCAAGGTAGCGTCATCGGTGGAGGGAGGGAACCAGGCAGTGACGGTGACGGCGCAGTTCTCGGCGGCGGATAGGGAAGCTAGGGTTTTGAGGTATCGGGAGAAGAGGAAGAACCGAAAGTTCGAGAAGACTATTCGCTACGCTTCTCGTAAGGCTTATGCAGAAACGAGGCCAAGGATCAAAGGCAGATTCGCCAAGCGCACTGAGGTTGACCCTCTCAATGGATACGGCGTCGTTCCGTCGTGTTAA